A region of Mammaliicoccus sp. Dog046 DNA encodes the following proteins:
- a CDS encoding thiolase family protein, with translation MQEAYIVAYGRSAAGKAKPGGALFHERPDEVGGQVLKGVLDRIGGTFEPSMVQDVIVGNSFPEGLQGQNIARSIALLAGLPNEVPGQTVNRYCSSGLQTIAIAANEIMSEQADVLVAGGVELMSAVPMGGNEPTNNPELQEQDTGVSYPMGLTAEKVAETYKVSREEQDKYAVESHKRATEAQQSGKFENEIIPIEVHKVNYGARGPEVSKDIFKQDELIRSETNLESLSQLRTVFKADGTVTAGTSAPLTDGAGFVVLMSGDKVKELGVKPIAKFVGFKAVGVDPKLMGIGPAYAIPEVLELANLSIDDIDLVELNEAFASQTIASMNEVGLDINKTNVNGGAIALGHPLGATGAMLTGKLLSEMEKRPDSKYGMVTMCIGVGMGAAGIFEYVR, from the coding sequence ATGCAAGAAGCATATATAGTAGCATACGGTCGTTCTGCAGCAGGAAAAGCAAAACCAGGAGGCGCTTTATTTCATGAAAGACCAGATGAAGTTGGCGGACAAGTATTAAAAGGTGTGCTCGATCGCATTGGAGGTACATTTGAACCGAGCATGGTGCAAGATGTGATTGTCGGGAATTCTTTCCCTGAAGGTTTGCAAGGGCAAAACATCGCACGTTCAATTGCATTACTAGCAGGTTTACCTAATGAAGTACCTGGACAAACAGTGAATCGTTACTGTTCATCTGGACTTCAAACAATTGCCATCGCTGCCAATGAAATTATGTCAGAACAAGCTGATGTATTAGTTGCTGGTGGTGTTGAATTGATGAGTGCAGTACCAATGGGTGGGAATGAACCTACCAATAATCCTGAATTACAAGAACAAGATACAGGTGTTTCTTATCCAATGGGATTAACAGCTGAAAAGGTTGCTGAAACATACAAAGTGTCAAGAGAAGAACAAGATAAATATGCAGTTGAAAGCCATAAACGTGCAACGGAAGCACAACAATCTGGAAAATTTGAAAATGAAATTATACCGATTGAAGTGCATAAAGTGAATTACGGCGCACGAGGACCAGAAGTGAGTAAAGATATATTTAAACAAGATGAGTTGATTCGATCAGAAACGAATTTAGAATCACTATCACAATTAAGAACAGTATTTAAAGCTGATGGAACAGTCACTGCAGGAACATCAGCACCATTAACAGACGGTGCAGGATTTGTAGTGTTAATGTCAGGTGATAAAGTTAAAGAATTAGGCGTGAAGCCTATTGCTAAATTTGTAGGATTTAAAGCAGTAGGTGTAGATCCTAAATTAATGGGTATCGGTCCAGCGTATGCGATACCAGAAGTGCTTGAATTAGCAAACTTATCCATTGATGACATCGACTTAGTAGAATTGAACGAAGCCTTTGCTTCACAAACAATCGCTTCAATGAATGAAGTCGGTTTAGATATTAATAAAACAAACGTTAACGGTGGTGCAATCGCATTAGGACATCCACTTGGTGCAACAGGCGCAATGTTAACTGGAAAATTATTATCTGAAATGGAGAAAAGACCAGATTCAAAATATGGCATGGTTACAATGTGTATCGGTGTAGGTATGGGTGCAGCAGGTATATTTGAATATGTAAGGTAA
- a CDS encoding helix-turn-helix transcriptional regulator: MELGIKLEFERRIRGLDKKELADILNDFTQSRFYTKRKIKDLESNRCDFTYRIINDLASYFSISISEFLEKDWESYNKSEIRSINFNIEEYFHGHSNGMPKTFKNLSDIIPNFDLVKSRDWVSLPKYDFIMRDYYDFLFKDVSKESSDILFYRSVSFVDHLEMFGAFEHKNTWKFPINLEIDSAGYTSFNDKREPIDMNALIHNIEFAQSEIRSVFEEDYYDYHDESKIGLQLLSEYRERQDIEIQDIEKDINISSSEFLQWEMNNKQPKIEDVIKVCDYLGINIDLLSYNTLRTMNNMNSQTIAEFILYNTEVQNLKELTETYFFSDRQSMFLIPKYCYTYMFNYLNDNRQKKRGVKEAFQFTKEFFIKWYEFNKVRQLLFYKLEGLVAKTNFIHYSEEEIKSYLGNSYYPENPVKLLTQLVLDRVGSYGYKDKAQVINSVRSIDIERLLQPTEKLNLRPEISDTET; the protein is encoded by the coding sequence ATGGAATTGGGAATCAAACTTGAATTTGAAAGAAGAATCAGAGGATTAGACAAAAAGGAATTAGCTGACATTTTGAATGATTTTACACAATCTAGATTTTATACAAAAAGAAAGATAAAGGACTTAGAATCTAATCGATGTGATTTTACCTATCGTATCATAAATGACCTTGCATCATATTTTAGTATATCGATTTCAGAATTCTTGGAAAAAGATTGGGAATCTTACAATAAATCTGAAATTAGAAGTATTAACTTTAATATCGAAGAATACTTCCATGGTCATAGCAATGGGATGCCAAAAACTTTTAAAAACTTATCAGACATCATTCCCAATTTTGATTTAGTGAAAAGTAGAGATTGGGTTTCTTTACCTAAATATGATTTTATAATGCGTGATTATTACGACTTCTTATTTAAAGATGTGAGTAAAGAAAGTAGTGATATACTTTTTTATAGGTCTGTTTCTTTTGTGGATCATTTGGAAATGTTTGGTGCATTTGAACATAAAAATACATGGAAATTCCCGATAAATTTAGAAATAGATTCAGCTGGATATACTAGTTTTAATGATAAAAGGGAACCTATTGATATGAATGCACTTATTCATAATATAGAGTTTGCCCAAAGTGAAATTAGAAGTGTTTTTGAAGAAGATTATTACGACTACCATGATGAGAGTAAAATAGGATTGCAATTATTAAGTGAATATAGAGAACGACAAGATATCGAAATTCAAGATATTGAAAAAGACATTAATATTTCAAGTAGTGAATTTTTGCAATGGGAAATGAATAATAAACAGCCGAAAATTGAAGATGTTATTAAAGTATGTGATTATTTGGGAATTAATATTGATTTGTTATCTTATAACACATTAAGAACGATGAATAATATGAATTCTCAAACCATTGCGGAATTTATACTTTATAACACTGAAGTACAAAATTTGAAAGAATTAACTGAAACGTATTTTTTCTCAGATAGACAAAGTATGTTTTTGATACCTAAGTATTGCTATACTTATATGTTTAACTATTTAAATGATAATAGACAAAAGAAGAGGGGGGTTAAAGAGGCTTTCCAATTCACGAAAGAGTTTTTTATCAAGTGGTATGAATTTAATAAAGTTAGACAGCTACTGTTTTATAAATTAGAGGGACTAGTTGCCAAGACAAACTTTATTCATTATTCAGAGGAAGAAATTAAAAGTTATTTGGGAAATAGTTATTATCCTGAGAATCCTGTGAAACTTTTGACGCAACTAGTTCTTGATAGAGTGGGAAGTTATGGTTATAAAGATAAAGCGCAGGTTATTAATAGTGTTCGTAGTATAGATATAGAACGTTTATTACAACCTACGGAAAAATTAAACCTACGCCCAGAAATAAGTGATACTGAAACTTGA
- the mbcS gene encoding acyl-CoA synthetase MbcS: MKNANLIAPDKYNIVHEIEKHTSNTSKEAIIFEDVDGNVQTITYAELIKNANKVGNIFKSHGLKKGDKVLIIMPRSIKTYEIYIAALKLGIIIIPSSEMLRTKDLQHRISHGEVDAVVSIQQCTVEFEDIKEYDQLTKFIVGGNKADWISIEDEQSTASEDLTVEETTRDDIAILSYTSGTTGLPKAVIHSHGWGFAHIQTAPKHWLSISEADTVWATAAPGWQKWIWSPFLSILGSGATAFVYNGKFSASTYLDLLEKHQINALCCTPTEYRLMAKLPNLSDYTLEHLHSAVSAGEPLNKEVIEQFQNNFNIKVRDGYGQTENTLLIAFLKDTESRPGAMGKAIPGSYVDVIDEDGNPITNGEIGDIAVSLDSPSLFKGYFKDEERTEKSKRGNYYVTGDRAQLDEDGYFWFKGREDDVIISSGYTIGPFEVEDSLTKHPKVQECAVVASPDEIRGNIVKAFVILQDDIESNDELVKELQTYVKKDVAPYKYPRAIEFVSELPKTNSGKIRRVELREAEQQKYNK, from the coding sequence ATGAAAAACGCAAATTTAATTGCACCAGATAAATATAATATTGTTCATGAAATTGAAAAGCATACTTCAAACACTTCTAAAGAAGCAATTATTTTTGAAGATGTCGACGGCAACGTTCAAACAATTACATATGCTGAGCTGATCAAAAACGCTAATAAAGTAGGTAACATATTCAAAAGTCATGGCTTAAAAAAAGGTGATAAAGTACTTATCATTATGCCACGTTCTATTAAAACGTATGAAATCTATATTGCGGCATTAAAATTAGGCATTATCATTATCCCTAGTTCCGAAATGCTACGTACAAAAGACTTACAACACAGAATCTCACACGGCGAAGTAGATGCAGTTGTATCCATCCAACAATGTACAGTAGAGTTTGAAGACATAAAAGAATACGATCAATTAACGAAATTTATCGTAGGAGGAAATAAAGCTGACTGGATTTCTATAGAAGATGAGCAATCAACTGCTAGTGAAGACTTAACGGTTGAAGAAACGACACGCGACGATATCGCTATCTTATCTTACACTTCTGGTACAACTGGTTTACCAAAAGCCGTTATCCATTCTCACGGATGGGGATTTGCACATATTCAAACAGCACCAAAACATTGGTTAAGCATTAGTGAAGCTGATACGGTTTGGGCTACTGCTGCACCAGGTTGGCAAAAATGGATTTGGAGTCCATTCTTATCTATCCTCGGTTCTGGCGCAACTGCCTTTGTATATAATGGTAAATTTAGTGCATCTACTTATTTAGATTTATTAGAGAAACATCAAATCAATGCACTTTGTTGTACGCCTACTGAATATCGTTTAATGGCTAAACTACCAAATTTATCTGATTATACTTTAGAACATCTTCATAGTGCAGTTTCTGCAGGAGAACCTTTAAATAAAGAAGTCATCGAACAATTCCAGAATAACTTCAATATTAAAGTGAGAGATGGCTATGGACAAACTGAGAATACATTACTGATTGCATTCTTAAAAGATACAGAAAGCAGACCAGGCGCTATGGGTAAAGCAATACCTGGAAGTTATGTTGATGTTATTGATGAAGATGGAAATCCTATAACAAATGGAGAAATCGGAGACATCGCTGTTTCATTAGATTCTCCATCACTATTCAAAGGATATTTCAAAGATGAAGAACGTACTGAAAAATCAAAACGCGGTAACTATTACGTAACCGGAGATCGTGCTCAATTAGACGAAGACGGATATTTTTGGTTTAAAGGTAGAGAAGATGATGTCATCATTAGTTCAGGTTATACTATCGGACCCTTTGAAGTTGAAGATTCATTAACGAAACACCCTAAAGTTCAAGAATGTGCAGTTGTCGCTAGTCCAGATGAAATCAGAGGTAATATCGTAAAAGCCTTTGTTATATTACAAGACGACATCGAAAGTAACGATGAACTTGTTAAAGAACTTCAAACTTACGTTAAAAAAGACGTCGCACCATATAAATATCCAAGAGCAATCGAATTTGTTTCAGAACTACCAAAGACAAACTCTGGAAAAATACGACGCGTTGAATTAAGAGAAGCAGAACAACAAAAATATAATAAATAG
- a CDS encoding Gfo/Idh/MocA family oxidoreductase, with protein MKLKIGIIGCGGIANGKHMPSLSKINEVEMVAFCDIEIDKAQAAAEAFGSEGAKVYEDYKLLLEDKSIDVVHVCTPNSSHKTLTVDALDAGKHVMCEKPMAKTTEEAQAMIEAAERNNKKLTIGYQNRFRPDSQYLHKATQRGDLGDIYYGKAQAIRRRAVPTWGVFLDEEKQGGGPLIDIGTHALDLTLWMMNNYEPESVMGSTFHKLGKKENAANAWGSWDPNKFTVEDSAFGFIKMKNGTTIVLESSWALNSLDVDEAKCALSGTEGGADMKNGLNIHGEDFGTLYTKKIELENKGVDFYEGETVDEAEVEARSWIDSILNDTEPVVKPQEAMVITRILEGLYESAKTGKAVYFE; from the coding sequence ATGAAGTTAAAGATAGGGATAATCGGTTGTGGTGGTATTGCTAATGGTAAGCATATGCCAAGTTTGTCAAAAATAAACGAGGTAGAGATGGTTGCTTTTTGTGATATCGAAATTGATAAAGCACAAGCTGCTGCGGAGGCTTTTGGTTCTGAGGGTGCAAAAGTATATGAAGATTATAAATTATTGTTAGAAGACAAGTCGATTGATGTTGTTCATGTTTGTACGCCAAATAGCTCACATAAGACATTGACTGTGGATGCATTAGACGCAGGTAAGCATGTCATGTGCGAAAAACCGATGGCGAAAACAACGGAAGAAGCGCAAGCTATGATTGAAGCGGCAGAACGTAATAATAAAAAATTAACAATTGGTTATCAAAATAGATTTAGACCGGATAGTCAATATTTACATAAGGCGACGCAACGTGGTGATTTAGGGGATATTTATTATGGGAAAGCACAAGCGATACGTCGACGCGCTGTTCCAACATGGGGCGTATTTTTAGATGAAGAAAAACAAGGTGGAGGTCCACTTATTGATATTGGTACACACGCGTTAGATTTAACGTTATGGATGATGAATAACTACGAACCAGAATCCGTTATGGGATCTACTTTTCATAAGTTAGGTAAAAAAGAAAATGCTGCCAATGCTTGGGGTTCTTGGGATCCAAATAAATTTACAGTAGAAGACTCCGCATTTGGATTTATTAAGATGAAGAATGGAACAACGATCGTGCTAGAATCCAGCTGGGCGCTCAATTCTTTAGATGTTGATGAAGCTAAATGTGCACTTTCGGGTACAGAAGGTGGCGCAGATATGAAAAATGGTTTAAACATTCATGGGGAAGACTTCGGGACTTTATATACGAAGAAAATCGAACTCGAAAATAAAGGTGTTGATTTTTATGAAGGTGAAACAGTGGATGAAGCAGAAGTAGAAGCACGTAGTTGGATTGATAGTATTCTGAATGACACTGAACCAGTTGTGAAGCCACAAGAAGCAATGGTGATTACACGTATATTAGAAGGATTATATGAATCAGCAAAGACAGGAAAAGCTGTGTACTTTGAATAA
- a CDS encoding ThuA domain-containing protein, producing the protein MNITVWNEYRHEVESEEIKAVYPEGIHKVIAEFLSEEHDVKTATLDEEEHGLTDDVLNQTDVLIWWGHKAHDEVQDDIVNKVKQRVLDGMGLIVLHSGHFSKIFKSLMGTTCDLKWREADEKERLWVVDPTHPITEGLSSYIELEKEEMYGEHFDIPAPDETVFISWFEGGEVFRSGATFKRGNGKIFYFRPGHESYPTYYHADIQQVIKNAVKWAYTGRTPKHEYGNAQPLEAISKK; encoded by the coding sequence ATGAATATTACAGTTTGGAATGAATATAGACATGAAGTAGAAAGCGAAGAAATTAAAGCAGTATATCCAGAAGGCATTCATAAAGTGATTGCTGAATTTCTGTCAGAAGAACATGACGTTAAGACAGCAACGTTAGATGAAGAAGAACATGGCCTAACGGATGACGTGTTGAATCAAACTGATGTCTTAATTTGGTGGGGACATAAGGCACATGATGAAGTTCAAGACGATATCGTAAACAAAGTGAAACAACGTGTCTTAGATGGTATGGGACTTATCGTTCTGCATTCAGGGCATTTTTCGAAAATATTTAAAAGCCTAATGGGAACAACATGTGATTTGAAATGGCGAGAAGCTGATGAGAAGGAAAGATTATGGGTAGTAGACCCGACGCACCCAATCACGGAAGGATTAAGTTCATATATAGAGTTAGAGAAGGAAGAAATGTATGGTGAACACTTTGATATACCAGCACCAGACGAAACCGTATTTATCAGTTGGTTTGAAGGTGGAGAAGTATTTAGAAGTGGCGCAACGTTTAAGAGAGGGAACGGTAAAATATTCTACTTTAGACCTGGGCATGAAAGTTATCCGACGTATTATCATGCAGACATTCAGCAAGTTATTAAGAATGCGGTGAAATGGGCATATACAGGTCGTACGCCTAAACATGAGTATGGTAACGCGCAACCTTTAGAAGCAATTAGTAAAAAATAA
- a CDS encoding Gfo/Idh/MocA family oxidoreductase: MNKLKVGFIGVGGIAQSRHIPAFKQLDHLVDIVGVFDINQEQSSQVASTFNIPNVYDTYQQVFNDVDAVVICTPNKFHAEMSVAALNAGIHVFCEKPMAMNQEECDKMIEAANTSGKLLAIGYHYRFTDAAILANRAIDDDVVGDPLVTRVRALRRRKVPGWGVFTNKELQGGGSLIDYGCHLLDLAMWLLKDRQPVEVLGKTYNRLSKTPGQINDWGTFNHETFEVDDHVSTFITFDDGSTMQFECSWSANIKEDQIHLSISGVGGGLNVYPFEIYQSKMGTFFNEQADAEHNEDVAAQRQTLNFVNSCLGNETLVVQPEQARQVSTLIDAIYRSSEEGRSVRL, encoded by the coding sequence ATGAATAAATTGAAAGTAGGTTTTATTGGTGTTGGGGGTATCGCTCAGAGTAGGCATATTCCAGCGTTTAAGCAATTAGATCATTTAGTGGATATTGTAGGTGTGTTCGATATAAATCAAGAACAATCATCGCAAGTTGCTTCGACATTTAATATCCCAAATGTATATGACACGTATCAACAGGTGTTTAATGATGTTGATGCTGTCGTTATTTGTACACCAAACAAATTTCATGCTGAAATGAGTGTCGCAGCACTAAATGCGGGGATACATGTATTTTGTGAAAAACCGATGGCGATGAATCAAGAAGAATGTGACAAGATGATTGAAGCGGCAAATACTTCAGGTAAGTTATTAGCGATTGGCTATCATTATAGATTTACGGATGCAGCTATACTTGCGAATCGCGCGATTGATGACGATGTTGTTGGTGATCCACTCGTAACTAGAGTGCGTGCATTACGTCGTCGAAAAGTACCTGGCTGGGGCGTGTTTACAAATAAAGAACTTCAAGGTGGAGGGAGTCTAATAGATTATGGATGTCATTTATTAGATTTGGCTATGTGGTTATTAAAAGACAGACAGCCTGTTGAAGTGCTTGGAAAAACATATAATCGTTTAAGTAAGACACCTGGTCAAATCAATGATTGGGGTACATTTAATCACGAAACATTTGAAGTCGATGATCATGTGTCAACGTTTATTACTTTTGATGATGGTTCAACAATGCAATTTGAGTGTTCGTGGTCTGCAAATATTAAAGAAGATCAAATTCATTTAAGTATTTCCGGCGTTGGTGGCGGTCTTAATGTTTATCCATTTGAAATCTATCAATCTAAAATGGGCACATTCTTTAATGAACAAGCAGATGCAGAACATAATGAAGATGTTGCAGCACAAAGACAAACATTGAACTTTGTGAATAGCTGTTTAGGGAATGAAACATTAGTTGTACAACCTGAACAAGCAAGACAAGTGAGTACATTAATTGATGCTATTTATAGAAGTAGTGAAGAAGGAAGAAGTGTAAGACTATAA